A section of the Osmia lignaria lignaria isolate PbOS001 chromosome 3, iyOsmLign1, whole genome shotgun sequence genome encodes:
- the BtbVII gene encoding BTB-protein-VII isoform X2 — protein sequence MSMQQFCLRWNNHQPNFISVFSSLLNNETLVDVTLAAEGRHLQAHKVVLSACSTYFQSLFTVNPCQHPIVILKDVKFSDLKIMVDFMYYGEVNISQDQLPSIIKTAESLKIKGLAEMHTASLTKWPSGSSEPGGGDRGESCSPSPSPLSPSFRRKRLRKSSTGSTSGSGDKPEEMNEITLVATNIVKPEPLIVSQESGESLRRPINTSTESQGSIDEDQISIMSNMENSSATTPAQSDGSLQDVSQQSGGNVAQSSLSSQPPAHQGLQWTIMEHTYPRFALSSCQTNLSIQASSAFTTPEITASSAISDQYSGTSTTGSSCALTNYPNSSHGTLQHASSGGPSPSAQCPSNCQSPCASPQTAIKRKRSTNPQADENFIRALDAVRYGGIGFCKAARMFGVNNRTLWLEYKKRGYPNNRPSLKSRVKQEVNSSPPPAQSAQPVNSQSPTPMGPPTTPHSTHNTHSTHTMLTTHSPHTMLSGYIDSRHTDYALPSTTMPINLHGVNYNAM from the exons ATGTCGATGCAACAGTTTTGTTTACGATGGAACAACCATCAGCCAAACTTTATTTCTGTATTTTCAAGTCTGTTGAACAATGAAACATTGGTAGACGTAACATTGGCTGCTGAAGGAAGACACCTACAGGCACACAAAGTTGTATTGTCTGCCTGCAGCACATATTTCCAATCATTGTTTACTGTGAATCCATGTCAGCATCCGATTGTCATATTGAAGGATGTAAAATTTTCTGATTTAAAAATCATGGTTGACTTTATGTACTATGGTGAGGTGAACATATCACAGGATCAATTACCATCAATTATAAAG ACTGCAGAGAGTTTGAAAATAAAAGGACTGGCAGAAATGCATACCGCTTCTTTAACCAAATGGCCGAGTGGTAGCAGCGAGCCTGGAGGAGGAGATCGCGGCGAATCTTGTTCACCTAGTCCCTCTCCGTTATCACCTTCTTTTAGAAGGAAGAGGTTAAGGAAATCATCCACAGGCTCAACATCTGGGTCTGGTGACAAACCAGAAGAGATGAATGAAATCACTTTAGTCGCTACTAATATCGTAAAACCAGAACCATTAATAGTGTCTCAAGAAAGCGGAGAGAGTCTAAGAAGACCGATAAATACTAGTACCGAATCTCAAGGAAGCATAGATGAAGATCAGATATCAATT atGAGTAACATGGAGAACAGTTCCGCAACAACGCCAGCACAAAGCGATGGATCTTTACAAGACGTGAGTCAACAATCAGGAGGAAATGTGGCGCAAAGTTCGCTTTCTTCGCAACCACCTGCGCATCAAG GATTGCAATGGACTATTATGGAGCATACATATCCACGTTTCGCTCTGTCCTCGTGTCAAACGAATCTGTCGATCCAAGCGTCATCAGCTTTTACCACGCCCGAAATAACAGCCTCCTCGGCGATCAGCGATCAGTACTCTGGTACCAGCACGACTGGTTCCAGTTGCGCCCTGACGAATTACCCGAACTCCTCCCACGGGACGTTGCAGCACGCGTCGTCGGGCGGCCCTTCACCGTCGGCACAGTGTCCCAGTAACTGCCAGAGTCCTTGTGCCAGCCCGCAGACCGCAATTAAGAGGAAAAGGTCAACGAATCCGCAGGCGGATGAGAACTTTATCAGGGCGTTAGACGCAGTACGTTACGGTGGTATAGGGTTCTGTAAAGCTGCACGTATGTTCGGTGTGAACAATCGAACACTTTGGCTCGAGTATAAAAAGCGTGGTTACCCGAACAATCGGCCGAGCTTGAAGTCAAGGGTCAAGCAAGAAGTGAATTCCTCACCGCCCCCAGCCCAATCGGCGCAACCGGTTAATTCGCAGAGCCCTACGCCTATGGGACCTCCCACTACACCGCATAGTACACACAATACCCACAGCACGCATACCATGCTGACCACTCATAGTCCTCATACAATGTTAAGTGGTTACATCGATAGCAGGCATACAGATTATGCGTTGCCAAGTACCACGATGCCGATCAATTTACACGGTGTCAATTACAACGCGATGTGA
- the Elp3 gene encoding elongator complex protein 3 has translation MVRKKREFEQSKEERMVMTIGEIIQELLKAHQANRDVDLNKLKTRIASKYGLESSPRLVDIISAVPSDARSILVPKLKAKPIRTASGIAVVAVMCKPHRCPHINMTGNVCVYCPGGPDSDFEYSTQSYTGYEPTSMRAIRARYNPFLQTRHRVEQLKQLGHSVDKIEFIVMGGTFMALPEDYRDYFIRNLHDALSGHVSSNVDEAVKYSERSRTKCIGITIETRPDYCLKKHLSDMLRYGCTRLEVGVQSVYEDVARDTNRGHTVRAVCESFQLSKDAGFKVIAHMMPDLPNVDIERDVNQFIEFFENPAFRADGLKIYPTLVIRGTGLYELWKTGRYKSYSPSVLVDLIARILALIPPWTRVYRVQRDIPMPLVSSGVEHGNLRELALARMKDLGTDCRDVRTREVGIQEIHHKIQPYEVELIRRDYVANCGWETFLSYEDPTQDILVGLLRLRKCSNETFRPELKDRCSIVRELHVYGSVVPVNARDPTKFQHQGFGMLLMEEAERIAREEHQSHKIAVISGVGTRNYYRKMGYELDGPYMSKMLIDCK, from the exons ATGGTTCGAAAGAAACGAG AATTTGAGCAAAGTAAAGAGGAACGTATGGTTATGACTATAGGGGAGATTATCCAGGAACTTTTGAAAGCACATCAAGCAAACAGAGATgttgatttaaataaattaaaaactagaATTGCTTCCAAGTATGGCTTAGAATCCTCACCTAGATTAGTTGATATCATATCAGCTGTACCTAGTGATGCAAGAAGTATATTGGTACCAAAATTAAAAGCAAAACCTATTAGGACTGCTAGTGGA ATAGCTGTTGTGGCTGTAATGTGCAAGCCACATAGATGTCCTCACATCAATATGACAGGGAATGTTTGTGTATATTGTCCTGGTGGACCTGACTCTGATTTTGAATATTCTACTCAATCATATACTGGTTATGAACCAACATCAATGAGAGCCATACGTGCAAGGTACAATCCATTTCTACAAACCAGACATCGTGTTGAACAG TTGAAGCAATTAGGACACAGTGTAgacaaaattgaatttatcgTTATGGGAGGGACTTTCATGGCTTTGCCAGAAGATTACAGAGACTATTTCATTCGAAATTTACACGACGCATTGTCTGGCCATGTCAGCAGCAATGTTGATGAAGCGGTAAAATATTCCGAACGAAGTCGAACGAAATGTATTGGAATCACTATAGAAACTAGACCTGACTATTGTCTTAAAAAACACCTATCCGATATGTTACGTTACGG GTGTACCCGTTTAGAAGTTGGCGTACAGTCGGTATACGAAGATGTGGCACGAGATACTAACAGAGGACATACTGTTCGTGCAGTATGCGAGAGCTTTCAATTATCAAAGGATGCTGGTTTCAAAGTAATAGCACACATGATGCCTGATTTACCAAATGTTGATATTGAAAGAGATGTCAATCAATTTATT gaattttttgaaaatcctGCTTTCAGAGCAGACGGATTAAAAATTTATCCTACACTCGTTATACGAGGTACGGGTTTGTACGAATTATGGAAAACTGGAAGGTACAAAAGTTATTCACCAAGTGTATTGGTGGATCTTATAGCGCGTATTTTGGCTCTGATACCACCTTGGACTCGTGTATATCGTGTACAAAGAGATATACCTATGCCTTTAGTCAG CTCGGGTGTAGAACATGGAAATTTGCGTGAATTAGCATTGGCAAGAATGAAAGACTTGGGAACTGATTGTCGAGATGTTAGAACTCGTGAAGTGGGAATCCAAGAAATACACCATAAAATACAACCTTACGAAGTGGAACTTATACGTCGCGATTATGTTGCTAATTGTGGATGGGAAACATTTTTGTCGTACGAAGATCCAACGCAAGATATTTTAGTTGGATTATTGAGATTGAGGAAATGTTCCAATGAGACATTTAG ACCAGAACTTAAAGATAGATGCTCGATAGTGAGAGAACTTCACGTTTATGGCAGCGTCGTTCCTGTAAATGCCCGTGATCCTACAAAGTTTCAACATCAAGGTTTTGGAATGTTATTAATGGAAGAAGCTGAACGGATAGCCAGAGAAGAACATCAGTCACACAAAATAGCTGTTATATCAG GCGTTGGAACAAGGAACTATTACAGAAAAATGGGTTACGAACTGGATGGTCCATACATGTCCAAAATGCTTATAGATTGTAAATAA
- the BtbVII gene encoding BTB-protein-VII isoform X1, whose amino-acid sequence MSMQQFCLRWNNHQPNFISVFSSLLNNETLVDVTLAAEGRHLQAHKVVLSACSTYFQSLFTVNPCQHPIVILKDVKFSDLKIMVDFMYYGEVNISQDQLPSIIKTAESLKIKGLAEMHTASLTKWPSGSSEPGGGDRGESCSPSPSPLSPSFRRKRLRKSSTGSTSGSGDKPEEMNEITLVATNIVKPEPLIVSQESGESLRRPINTSTESQGSIDEDQISIMSNMENSSATTPAQSDGSLQDVSQQSGGNVAQSSLSSQPPAHQVACRQTGVKRCRLLTRQPRVKKEPNHLSPDSETSPHIVPSSGHTTPTLTLPQSSRTMEETRICPSPPQSMPVNQASSLLTVSTSTNLLTVPQPSYLMKQHSHPILSSQQQSTSGNYWIHRQHSNPELPGRTISPSIVVEPAPVVKKEEDSSEEPNIITDTGGSTSGLRVKTSELRRSSSSPQTPIRESRESTGDQRLGHCPVLRLGPALSCNHCWKTTDSHGRTLRRKTKYHCPECQSNLCLVPCFQEYHEQRRELKLKPLPKTSSV is encoded by the exons ATGTCGATGCAACAGTTTTGTTTACGATGGAACAACCATCAGCCAAACTTTATTTCTGTATTTTCAAGTCTGTTGAACAATGAAACATTGGTAGACGTAACATTGGCTGCTGAAGGAAGACACCTACAGGCACACAAAGTTGTATTGTCTGCCTGCAGCACATATTTCCAATCATTGTTTACTGTGAATCCATGTCAGCATCCGATTGTCATATTGAAGGATGTAAAATTTTCTGATTTAAAAATCATGGTTGACTTTATGTACTATGGTGAGGTGAACATATCACAGGATCAATTACCATCAATTATAAAG ACTGCAGAGAGTTTGAAAATAAAAGGACTGGCAGAAATGCATACCGCTTCTTTAACCAAATGGCCGAGTGGTAGCAGCGAGCCTGGAGGAGGAGATCGCGGCGAATCTTGTTCACCTAGTCCCTCTCCGTTATCACCTTCTTTTAGAAGGAAGAGGTTAAGGAAATCATCCACAGGCTCAACATCTGGGTCTGGTGACAAACCAGAAGAGATGAATGAAATCACTTTAGTCGCTACTAATATCGTAAAACCAGAACCATTAATAGTGTCTCAAGAAAGCGGAGAGAGTCTAAGAAGACCGATAAATACTAGTACCGAATCTCAAGGAAGCATAGATGAAGATCAGATATCAATT atGAGTAACATGGAGAACAGTTCCGCAACAACGCCAGCACAAAGCGATGGATCTTTACAAGACGTGAGTCAACAATCAGGAGGAAATGTGGCGCAAAGTTCGCTTTCTTCGCAACCACCTGCGCATCAAG TAGCCTGCAGGCAAACAGGAGTGAAGAGGTGTCGTCTGTTGACCCGTCAGCCCCGTGTGAAGAAGGAGCCGAATCACCTGTCACCAGATAGCGAGACGTCCCCGCACATTGTGCCATCGTCGGGGCACACTACGCCCACCCTGACTCTACCGCAGAGTTCGAGAACAATGGAGGAGACACGAATCTGTCCGTCGCCACCGCAATCGATGCCGGTGAACCAAGCCAGCAGCCTGTTGACGGTCTCCACCTCGACGAACCTGTTGACCGTGCCTCAACCATCCTACCTGATGAAACAACACTCTCATCCGATCCTATCTAGTCAACAACAGTCTACCAGCGGTAATTACTGGATTCACAGGCAGCATTCGAATCCAGAGCTACCCGGGAGGACCATCAGCCCCTCCATAGTAGTGGAACCTGCGCCTGTCGTCAAAAAGGAAGAGGACAGCTCGGAGGAGCCTAACATCATCACTGACACCGGAGGTTCGACCTCTGGACTCAGAGTGAAGACCTCGGAACTTAGAAGAAGCTCCTCCTCTCCTCAG ACTCCAATTAGGGAATCAAGGGAAAGCACAGGGGATCAACGTCTAGGACACTGTCCAGTGTTACGTCTAGGTCCAGCACTGAGCTGTAACCACTGTTGGAAGACCACGGACTCCCATGGCAGGACACTACGAAGGAAAACGAAGTACCATTGTCCAGAGTGCCAGTCCAACCTCTGCCTGGTACCCTGTTTTCAAGAATACCACGAACAACGTCGAGAGCTGAAGCTGAAACCTCTACCGAAAACCAGTTCCGTCTAA